A stretch of the Flavobacterium sp. 5 genome encodes the following:
- a CDS encoding glycoside hydrolase family 97 protein — translation MTIFNLKQLRLINFKAFLFFLFFSFFAVHSQSKQITISSPDGKLVVKLAVNNAGTTYSVSYNGKLFLEPSPLGLNTNVGDFSTGLMLKDNPIQTNIDESYELPNIKQSKIHYVANETVFSFTKENKIAIDIIFRVSNNDVAFKYKLYPQEQALSAVVKEEASGFILPIGTTTFLSAQSKAMVGYARTMPSYEIPYTVDGPIGENGNGDGYTFPCLFKVNNNAWVLISETGVDSGYCASRLLGHDKGLYTIGFPMEGENNGNGTSAPGIALPGETPWRTITVGETLAPIVETTVPFDLVKARFEASQKYQYTKGSWSWIIGMDERTVYDEQVRYVDFSAAMGYETVLVDALWDTQIGRDKIDVLAKYAASKKVGLYLWYNSNGNWNDAPQSPRGIMNNTIVRRKEMAWMKKVGIKGIKVDFFGGDKQETMKLYEDILSDANDYGIMVIFHGTTLPRGWERMYPNYASSEAVLASENLSFRQESCNTEAFSATLHTFIRNTVGSMDFGGSALNKFYNDKNIPNKGSKRMTSDVYALATAVLFQSGVQHFALAPNNLTDAPQWAIDFMKEVPTTWDEVRFIDGYPGKYAVLARRHGDKWYIAGINAQKETLKIKVKLPMIASGAELKQYSDDALLKGKLSETKLKKNQEMELTIPCNGGILIVN, via the coding sequence ATGACCATTTTTAATTTAAAACAACTACGCTTAATTAATTTTAAAGCGTTTTTATTCTTCTTATTTTTTAGTTTTTTTGCAGTCCATTCACAATCCAAACAGATTACAATATCTAGTCCTGATGGGAAATTGGTAGTTAAACTTGCCGTAAACAATGCTGGGACGACTTACAGTGTTTCCTATAATGGGAAATTGTTTTTAGAACCATCACCACTTGGATTAAATACAAATGTTGGTGATTTTAGCACAGGATTAATGTTAAAGGATAATCCAATTCAAACTAACATTGATGAAAGTTATGAATTGCCTAACATCAAGCAAAGTAAGATTCATTATGTAGCAAATGAAACTGTATTTTCTTTTACGAAGGAAAACAAAATAGCAATCGATATTATTTTCCGAGTAAGTAATAATGACGTGGCTTTTAAGTATAAACTGTATCCGCAAGAACAGGCCCTTTCGGCGGTTGTAAAAGAGGAAGCATCAGGGTTTATATTACCAATTGGGACAACTACTTTTCTTTCTGCTCAAAGCAAGGCTATGGTTGGCTATGCCAGAACAATGCCGAGTTATGAAATTCCATATACTGTAGATGGTCCTATTGGTGAAAATGGCAATGGAGATGGATATACTTTTCCTTGTCTTTTTAAGGTTAATAATAATGCATGGGTTTTAATTTCAGAGACGGGAGTGGATAGTGGTTATTGTGCCAGTAGATTATTAGGTCATGATAAAGGTCTGTACACAATAGGTTTTCCAATGGAAGGGGAAAACAATGGCAATGGAACATCGGCTCCAGGAATTGCTCTCCCTGGCGAAACACCCTGGCGTACCATTACAGTTGGTGAAACCTTGGCACCTATTGTTGAAACTACTGTCCCATTCGATTTAGTAAAAGCTCGTTTTGAAGCTTCTCAAAAATACCAATATACGAAAGGATCATGGAGCTGGATTATTGGTATGGACGAAAGGACGGTTTATGATGAGCAAGTTAGGTATGTCGATTTTAGTGCTGCAATGGGTTATGAAACTGTTTTGGTAGATGCACTTTGGGATACTCAAATAGGGAGAGACAAAATTGATGTTTTAGCAAAGTACGCAGCAAGCAAAAAAGTTGGTTTGTATTTATGGTATAATTCTAATGGTAATTGGAATGATGCTCCTCAAAGCCCCAGAGGGATTATGAATAATACAATTGTGAGACGTAAAGAGATGGCGTGGATGAAAAAAGTTGGTATAAAAGGAATTAAAGTAGACTTTTTTGGTGGTGACAAACAAGAAACGATGAAGTTATATGAAGATATTTTATCTGATGCTAATGATTATGGAATCATGGTCATTTTTCATGGAACGACCTTACCTCGTGGTTGGGAAAGAATGTATCCTAATTATGCGTCCAGTGAAGCTGTTCTAGCAAGTGAAAATCTTTCTTTTAGACAAGAAAGTTGTAATACAGAAGCTTTCAGTGCTACTTTGCATACTTTTATTCGTAACACAGTTGGAAGTATGGATTTTGGAGGAAGTGCTTTAAATAAATTTTATAATGACAAAAACATTCCTAATAAAGGTTCGAAACGAATGACATCAGATGTCTATGCTTTAGCTACAGCGGTATTATTCCAAAGCGGAGTACAACATTTTGCATTAGCTCCAAATAATTTGACAGATGCACCTCAGTGGGCTATCGATTTTATGAAAGAGGTGCCTACTACTTGGGATGAGGTCCGTTTTATTGATGGTTATCCAGGGAAGTATGCCGTATTGGCTCGTCGTCATGGAGATAAATGGTATATAGCTGGAATTAATGCTCAGAAAGAAACACTTAAAATTAAAGTAAAACTCCCTATGATTGCTTCTGGTGCTGAATTAAAGCAATACAGTGATGATGCATTATTAAAAGGGAAACTAAGTGAAACAAAGCTGAAAAAGAACCAAGAAATGGAATTAACTATTCCTTGTAATGGTGGAATTTTGATTGTGAATTAA
- a CDS encoding endo-1,4-beta-xylanase, translating to MKYNKILPAIALSCMLFTSCDDNLMDWGKDPDHGDITSAELPLELAEKISRYEPLKTYTDFKLGSGIDLNLYMNDAVYQSLVNENFDEVTLGYDMKHGPMVAANGDLKFDKIDAFIAKTKEAGLSVFGHTLVWHQNQNASYLNSLIAATIIPGSSGPSSLDLTALKAGALTGWSAWNAGAGITVVDGAGLVSGTKAVKLISSASSSSPYQLQLITPLIPIVSGHKYEISFFIKSDQTGQGRVAFDAVPALTNSYPQKDWYGTGAAKSSFFATNSSWQQVKFTLDGADFVAGSTNFKFNFDLGSLPNVTYYVDVNTIAAVDLDAVQTVTNLITNGNFESGALSPWSGYGNNSTRAISASGAGHSGNYAMVLMNPAAANNYEAQQVFSLSTPLEINKEYTCTFWVKSDVPAALQFELQGANYNADYSGTFNVTTSWTQVVKKITTTKGDRAKFIFDFGATAATFTIDDIVLTDGSTTGGGAGTPAVTIEKTDAEKATLIGGAMENWISKMVGHYKNDIHAWDVVNEPMKEGGSLRDGVVNNPAADEFYWVKYLGKDYAVTAFKLARQYGNATDKLFINDYNLEASLAKCDGLIEYVKYIESKGATVDGIGTQMHITLSTNKDQIAQMFQKLGASGKLIKVSELDIALGTKSPTLEQLANQSAMYQYVIDSYRQYIPKAQQYGITIWGVSDNVEEHKNWLTDQAPNVWDAEYKRKHAYKGVADGLAGKDVSKEFTGDIIIP from the coding sequence ATGAAATATAATAAAATACTACCAGCAATTGCCTTATCCTGCATGCTGTTTACATCTTGTGATGATAATTTAATGGATTGGGGAAAAGATCCTGATCACGGTGATATTACATCGGCAGAACTTCCATTGGAACTTGCCGAAAAAATAAGCCGTTACGAACCGCTTAAAACCTATACAGATTTCAAACTTGGATCTGGAATAGATTTGAATTTATACATGAATGATGCTGTTTACCAAAGTCTTGTGAACGAAAACTTTGATGAGGTTACTTTAGGGTATGACATGAAACATGGTCCAATGGTAGCTGCTAATGGAGACCTTAAGTTTGATAAAATAGATGCTTTTATTGCTAAAACTAAAGAAGCTGGTTTGTCTGTTTTTGGGCATACTTTGGTTTGGCATCAAAATCAAAATGCAAGTTATTTGAATAGCTTAATTGCTGCAACAATTATCCCAGGAAGTAGTGGGCCAAGCTCCCTTGATTTGACTGCTTTAAAAGCAGGTGCACTTACTGGTTGGTCAGCATGGAATGCAGGAGCTGGGATTACGGTTGTAGATGGAGCTGGATTGGTAAGCGGTACTAAAGCTGTTAAATTGATTTCAAGCGCTTCATCATCTTCACCTTACCAACTGCAATTAATTACGCCTTTAATTCCTATTGTAAGTGGTCATAAATATGAAATTTCATTTTTCATTAAATCAGATCAAACAGGTCAGGGGCGTGTTGCTTTTGATGCTGTTCCTGCTTTGACAAATTCATACCCTCAAAAAGATTGGTATGGTACAGGTGCGGCAAAGTCTAGCTTCTTTGCAACAAATTCTTCATGGCAACAAGTTAAATTTACATTAGATGGTGCTGATTTTGTTGCAGGAAGCACTAATTTTAAATTTAACTTTGATTTAGGTTCTTTACCAAACGTGACTTATTATGTTGATGTAAACACCATTGCAGCAGTTGATTTAGATGCTGTTCAAACTGTTACAAATTTAATTACAAATGGTAATTTTGAAAGTGGAGCTCTATCTCCTTGGTCTGGTTATGGAAATAATTCTACACGTGCTATTTCAGCTAGTGGTGCAGGACATAGTGGAAATTATGCTATGGTATTAATGAATCCTGCTGCTGCTAATAATTATGAAGCGCAACAAGTATTCTCTTTAAGTACACCATTGGAAATAAATAAAGAATATACCTGTACTTTTTGGGTAAAATCAGATGTGCCAGCTGCTTTGCAATTTGAATTACAAGGTGCAAATTATAATGCTGATTATTCAGGAACATTTAATGTAACAACTTCTTGGACTCAAGTAGTAAAAAAGATTACAACGACTAAAGGGGATAGAGCTAAATTTATTTTCGATTTTGGAGCAACTGCTGCAACATTTACTATTGATGATATTGTACTTACAGATGGTTCGACAACAGGTGGAGGTGCAGGAACACCAGCAGTTACTATTGAAAAAACGGATGCCGAAAAAGCGACTCTTATAGGTGGTGCAATGGAAAATTGGATTTCTAAAATGGTAGGTCATTACAAAAATGATATTCATGCTTGGGATGTAGTAAACGAACCAATGAAAGAAGGTGGTAGTTTACGTGATGGAGTTGTAAATAATCCTGCTGCTGACGAATTTTATTGGGTAAAGTATTTAGGTAAAGATTATGCCGTTACTGCTTTCAAATTAGCTCGTCAATATGGAAATGCTACTGATAAATTATTCATTAATGATTATAATTTAGAAGCTAGTTTGGCTAAATGTGATGGATTGATTGAATATGTAAAATATATTGAAAGTAAAGGAGCTACTGTTGATGGTATCGGTACACAAATGCATATTACATTGAGTACAAACAAAGACCAAATTGCTCAAATGTTTCAAAAACTGGGAGCAAGTGGTAAGTTGATCAAAGTTTCGGAATTGGATATTGCTTTAGGTACTAAATCACCAACTTTAGAACAATTAGCAAATCAATCTGCTATGTATCAATATGTAATTGATTCATACAGACAATACATTCCTAAAGCACAACAATATGGAATTACAATCTGGGGTGTTTCGGATAATGTAGAAGAACATAAAAACTGGTTAACTGATCAAGCACCAAACGTTTGGGATGCTGAATACAAACGTAAACATGCTTACAAAGGTGTTGCTGATGGTTTAGCAGGAAAAGATGTAAGTAAAGAATTTACGGGAGATATTATAATTCCATAA